A window of Chitinophagales bacterium contains these coding sequences:
- a CDS encoding MBL fold metallo-hydrolase has product MRIISLAEGNFTIDKSKLFVPFHPDEHDLQSRPTGSLLVEVQPFVVVTEKDVLLLDTGLGFEKNGRLQLHANLEAVGISPSQVTKVLMTHLHKDHAGGLTNEDKLSSRYHLNFPDATHYIHEREMEFAFEKGFPSYIPAELEELRGSDKVVLLKEDSGFIDGYIEYRLTGAHSPFHQVFWIREEEETIFFGGDDAPQLQQMKHRFVAKYDHNGKLAAELRKQWWEEGREKGWRFLFYHDIRAAVWSGENM; this is encoded by the coding sequence ATGAGAATTATCTCCCTCGCCGAAGGCAATTTCACAATCGACAAGTCTAAATTATTCGTTCCCTTTCATCCCGATGAACATGATCTGCAATCCCGGCCCACCGGAAGCTTACTCGTGGAAGTACAACCTTTTGTGGTGGTCACGGAAAAGGATGTACTTCTGCTTGACACCGGATTGGGGTTTGAGAAAAACGGACGTCTTCAACTTCATGCCAACCTGGAAGCCGTTGGTATTTCCCCCAGTCAGGTAACAAAAGTGCTGATGACGCATTTGCATAAAGACCATGCAGGGGGATTGACGAATGAGGATAAATTAAGCAGTCGCTACCATTTGAATTTCCCTGATGCCACGCATTATATTCATGAACGTGAAATGGAGTTTGCCTTTGAAAAAGGGTTTCCCTCTTACATACCTGCTGAGTTGGAGGAACTGCGCGGTTCGGATAAGGTTGTATTGTTAAAAGAAGATTCAGGGTTTATTGACGGGTATATTGAGTATCGGTTAACGGGCGCCCATTCTCCTTTTCATCAGGTTTTTTGGATACGGGAGGAGGAGGAAACAATTTTCTTTGGCGGGGATGATGCACCGCAATTGCAACAGATGAAACACCGGTTTGTGGCCAAATATGATCATAATGGAAAACTGGCGGCAGAACTCAGAAAGCAATGGTGGGAAGAAGGAAGAGAAAAAGGGTGGAGGTTTTTGTTCTATCACGACATTCGAGCAGCGGTTTGGTCCGGGGAGAACATGTAG
- a CDS encoding sigma-70 family RNA polymerase sigma factor, which yields MPLPNPSDTELLEQFRDPATREKAYTAIIRKYQEKLYWHLRRMVVNHDDANDVLQNVLIRVWNGLEKFREDSQLYTWLYRVATNECLTYLEQQKKRASVSLSEVETGLENKIRAEQNFDANKLEWRLQLAIQQLPEKQRIVFQLRYYDEMPYEEMSRVLETSEGALKASYHHAVKKIEDYIKNH from the coding sequence ATGCCTTTGCCGAACCCCAGCGATACCGAATTATTAGAGCAGTTCCGCGATCCCGCCACGCGGGAAAAGGCATACACCGCTATCATCCGGAAATATCAGGAAAAACTTTACTGGCACCTGCGCCGAATGGTGGTCAACCACGATGATGCCAATGATGTATTGCAAAATGTGCTGATCCGGGTGTGGAATGGGCTGGAAAAATTCAGGGAAGACAGTCAGCTTTATACCTGGCTCTACCGGGTGGCTACCAACGAATGCCTGACCTATCTGGAACAACAGAAAAAAAGGGCATCTGTTTCTTTAAGTGAGGTAGAAACAGGGCTTGAAAACAAGATCCGTGCAGAACAGAACTTCGATGCCAACAAGTTAGAATGGAGGCTCCAATTGGCTATACAGCAACTACCTGAAAAACAAAGGATTGTGTTCCAGTTGCGGTATTATGATGAAATGCCCTATGAGGAAATGAGCCGGGTTTTGGAAACCAGTGAAGGCGCGCTAAAGGCGAGCTACCACCATGCGGTCAAGAAAATCGAGGACTACATAAAAAATCATTAA